The genomic segment CTCTTTTCCTTCCCCTTACCCCCAGCGTTGTATATATTACCATATTTATAGTTTTTTGTCAATACTTTTGTTTTTTATTTAAAAAGGACAGCAAATCTAATTATAATCAGAATAATAAGCTTTTCAATTAATTATCGCTATATTATTTTTACCATAATATTCTATAACATTATTTAAAAACTCGGGATTATATTTTTTTGATAGAACAAATAGTATTCTTCTTTTTATCATTGGTACCTCAACCCATCCATCTGTAAATATTATAATTCCTTCTGGACGAATATTCTCTTCTACGTAATCTATAGCTGGTTGCATATCTGTTGAACCTTTACCTTTTAAAATTAACTCTTTCCAACTTCCTTTATTATAATTCAAAATGTTTTGAACACGATTATCAGCCTCTATTAAAGTAACTTTTCCACCAAGAGTTTTTGCTATACTTTCGATTTCACTGAAAAAAATGTTGAATTCTTCTTCTATAATAGAACCACTGGTGTCTAATATTACTACGATGTTTGGACCCCGTTCAGTCATCCAACCAGGTTGATCTTCGTACCTTCTATTAGGTCTTAAGATTGTTCTATATTTTTCTACTATTATTGAACTTCCAAAAAACCTTCTTAAGAGAGTTTGCCAGTTTAAAAACGGTTTTTTTACTATTATTGAAATAGCCATTTCAATTCCATCTGGAAGATTTGATTTGGCCTTATCATATGCTTTTGTTACAAATTCATTCACAACATCAAAAGCCATTTCTTCTGGTATTTCAGAAGAAAATTCATGTGAATCACCTTGCTTTTCTCTTATTTCAGATATTTCTTCTACGTCAATCATTTTATTCTCTTCTAAGAATTTTATTATATATCGATAATATTCTTCAGCAGTCTTATTTAACTGATCCATGGGTGCTGTAACAAAAAAGAATTCGTTGTCTGGAGCATGACCTTCTGATACCATAACATCTAAAGGTTCAGAAATTGCGTCTAATTCTCTGATATATTGGTTTACAGCTGCATCCATAGCTAAATCCCAGATACCTTTTTCTCTTTTATTCTTAGGCTTTATAAAAATATGCCCGAATATTATATGATAGATTTCATGTTTTAATATACCTTTTGTAATGTTCAATCCCAGATTTTTTAATCTAATTGGGTTATATAATAATCTAAATTTTCCTTGTGGAGTAATCGAAACTTTTACAGTTCGAACAGAATTGGTTGGCACAGAATCAAAATTCATTCTAAGGTATGAAAAAAATAGACTTTCTTTCTCTAACTCTATCCAAGCTTTTTGAAGAATATCTTCCATTTCTAGATCCCTTCTATCCAAGATGAGTCTTCGAGTTTTATAGCAATTTCTTCTAGTAGCTTGTCATAGAAAGCTCTTTTTAAGCCTTTGTTTTTTTCAGCCATTTCATTTAAAAATCTTAATACAGAAAACAAAGCATCTTTAGGTACCAGATTGCTAATCTTTTTTATATTATCTGCAATGGTTTTTTGGTATCCATCCGATAATATTTCCTGCATATCTTCTTCATTTAATGATTCAAAATAATTATTTATTCTGAGTATTAAACTTACTTTTTCTTCATTGGTTAGCTTTCCAATTCTATCTAAATACTTTGCTTCAAGCAGTAATTCTCTTGGATTTGGTAATTCTACCTTGTTTTCAAGATGAGATAGAAAAGCTCTAGATGCCTCTGAACCAACAATAGAAGCTGCTATAATGTACCCATAATCTTTTATATCATTTTCAGATAAATGAGATAATACATTAGCAAGTTTAAACCAGCTCCTTGGACTAGGCCTTAAATCTAACCTCATTGATACTATGTGGTCTGAAGCTAAATACTCTGGATATTCTTGAATAAAGGAAATTATCTCCTTCTTAACTCTTTTTTCATAAGACCAATTTACCCAATCCTCAACATCAGGAGATAATTCAAGATGAAAGAATCTTGACATAAAAGCAGGATCGGTTATTAAATCAACTTGATCGTATTCTTCATCAGGAGGATTTGCAGCTCCCATAATCCATGCACCATCTGGTAGTATATGATTATGTATCCTTCTATCTATCAAAAGTTGCATTATTGCATTCCTTATTGATCGATGAGCCCTGTTTATTTCATCTATCATTATGATCACATTATCATTTTCTGGCCACCAATCAGGTTTTAGGAAAACCGTTCTCTCGGAATCTCTAGAAGGAAGCCCTATTAAATCTCCGGGTTCCATTTGAGAAATTATTAAAATGATTAGTTCTCTTCCTGTTTCTTGAGCAATTTCTCTGGCTATATCTGTTTTTCCAACCCCAAAATGCCCCCATAATAATGGAATTTCTCCTGCTTCCATTATTTTTTTTGAAATATATTTTATAGATGATGGTTTCATTATTCTTCCCCTTTCTTTATTTATTATCTGCAAATTATTTTCTTATTTTGTAATCTTTATCCGTTTTCATAATAAGAGGAAATGACCCTTGATTTTCAACAATGATTTCTCCTACTCCTATAAAACCTCCATTAGATAAAATTTTAAATGATTTGATAATCTCCCGATCCTTCCCTTCATAAATCCTTTGATCTATTAAAATATTATTACTATTGATAACTCTTAAAAAGATATCATAATCTGGCCAACTTTCGACGCTATATCCTATTAAATAAATTTTATTATTGTCTACATATATATCTTCTACCCTAGATAAAGCTCTGATAGATAAAATTTCAAAAAAATCAACTTCTAAACTATTTAAATTTTCAATCTGTTTGTTTATTTTTAGGATAAATCCTTTCCATTCCCTTTCATTTAATGTGGTAGTGTATCCACTAATATATATATTTCCTTCTGAATCACGAGAAATTGAAGTCGGATTTTCGTTAAAGGACGTATAGCCATATTCATCTTGAAATATCAAGATGCCTTCCCTACTGTATTTTAATATTAATAAATCTTTTTGCCTCTCTGGATTTGAGTTGGAAGTTCCTATAGCTATTATATTATTATTGCTTACTATCATATCTATGATTTCTTCGTCTTTTTCTCTGCCATAAGTGTTTTCCCAAATTTTATTCCCTGTACTACCAATTTCCAATAAGTAAGCCTCTTTTTGATTATTGGTTATTATATATCCACCTATTATCCATCCATTTACAGTATTTTTTATTGAGCTAAAACTACCTTGTTCGTTAATTATATTAGACCATCTCATATCCCCGTTTCTAGATGTGTTTAAAATGTAAGGTTTTCCATTTTTTTGACCAACAAAAGTATATGTATTATTAGCAAAAACAAAATCATTTAAATTTAACTGTCCACTTTCAATAAAAATTTCATTCTTTATATAACCGTCTTGAGAGAATATATAAACGTAATACTGAATCTCTTTCTTTGTTAAAACTGCATACTCATTTTCAGAAATTTTTATTATTTTTTCGAAAGACGTTCCATTTTCATCAATTTTCCTATAAAAAGAATCTCCACTGGCTATAAAAATCTCTTCTTCATTTGAAAGATATTCAATTAAAGTTATTCCTTTGCTATCAAAACTTGTTGATATATATTCTATAGTATCATTAGATCTTAAATCAGAATTACCAATAAAAATGTTAAAAAAGAAAAAGAAAAAACATAAACCAGCAATTGAATAAAAGAGTATTTTATTTATCAGCTTTTTTCACCACTTTTCAAATTATAAAGGTATTTAATTTCCTTTATATTATTCTTTTATTTTTTGTATTTTATATTATAGGAATTCGGGTTTTGCCAATTAAAATTAACCTCAATTTGTACTTTTAATTCTTTTTCTAGCTCATTAATTACTGAGGTTGTTAAATAACCAGACAAATTATGATAGACATTTAATTCCAAATTTTTCACTTTTTCTTTCTTAATTTCCTTAATCAAAGATTGTATTTCTTTTACTAATCTACCATAGATCAAGGAAGGGGCTATGATTTTCCCAGTTCCGTGACACACTGGACATCTCGAAAACACATTAGTATCTAAAGGCTGAGTAGTTCTTTTTCTTATTAATTCTAATAATCCCATGTTTGTAAACCCTAGTACTTTTACACGTGATTTGTCTTTCTTTGATTCTTCTCTTATAACATCGATCACTTCTTTCCTATGAGAAGAATCTTTCATGTCGATAAAATCCACAACAATCATCCCACCAATATTCCGCAACTTTAATTGTCTAACAATCTCTTTGGCAGCTTCAATGTTTGTTATATAAGACGTTTCTTCTACGTTTTTTCCTTCTAAATTACCAGCTGAATCAACATCTATAGCAGTAAGAGCTTCAGTACTATCTATGGTGATAGTTCCACCACCGTTAAGCTCAATTTTTTTATCAAAAATTTCATTTAATTGATCATATATTCGATAAATTTTAAAAATATCTCCTTTTTCAAACTCTATTCTGGGATTTAAATCAAAATCTTTAAGACTCTTTTTTAATTTTTTGAAACTTTTTTTGTCATCAGTAATTACCTTCTTTGTTTGAGAATCAAGTCTTTCTCTCAAAATATAACCTAAAAAATCTGACTCTTGATATACTATATTTGGTGCTTTTAAGTTTCCCATTTTTTCTTTTATTTGATTATACTTCTCTCTCAACTCTTGCAACTCTTTTAAAGCTTCTTGTTCTTCTATACCATAAGAATTTGTTCTGAAGATTAAACTTTCATTTTCATTTAAAATCTTTTTAGCTAAATTCCTTAATCTTTGCCTTTCCTTTTCTTGTGTTATTCGCCTAGAAATCCCTAAATTATCGCTTGAATTAGGTATATAAACTAAATATTTACCGGGAATGCTTACATTCATTGACAATTGCGGGCCTTTCCTAATCCCGCCATCTTTTTTTACTTGAACTAAAATTTTATCTCCCTTTTTGTAATTATTAGGGTCCCCAGAAGCATCTTTGTATCTTAAAAATCCATTCTTACCTAACCCAATATTAACGAAGAAAGCTTCCAAACTGGGAACTTTATTCTCTATTATTCCTACAAATACTTTACCAATATTCCTATCCGTTTCAAAATCCTCGAAAAAAACTTCACTTAATCTTGAATTTTCTAATATAGCTATTCTAATTTCTTCTAAAGCCTTACTAACTAACATGATTTTTTCTTCGTCCATTACTTGATTTCCTACCTTTGTTCTCATTTTGAAAATTTTCTATTATATTTATTCATCGCCTCGTCTATTTTGTTGTCTAAAATATAGTCAATAACTTCAGAGACCTTGTTTAAGACGATATCTAAAATTTGCAGTTCTTGATCTGTAAAAGGAGATAACACATAATTAGCCAAATCCCCAGAACCATGAACATATCCTTCGTTAATTCCAATTCTTATTCTAGGAAATTCCGTACTTTTTAATATGTTTATAATTGATTTCAAACCATTATGACCTCCGTCAGATCCGTTCTTTCTTATTCGAATTTCACCTAAGTTCAACCATATATCATCGTAAATCACTAAAAGATTCTCTTCTATTTTACCAAATTTTTTGAAAATATAAGGCAAAACTTCTCCACTTGCATTCATATAAGTCATGGGTTTTACAAATATATTATTGTTAATTTCATACCCTTCGAAATTTTTTCCGGATATTTTTTTAATATTTTGAGTATCTTTTTTGATTCCTTCATATCTGTCCAAAGCCAAAAAGCCCACGTTATGTCTTGTGAAAACATAACGCGGGCCAGGATTGCCTAAACCTATTACCAGATTTCTCACCTGTTATTCTTCCTTCATGTTTTCTTGTGTTCTTTCTTCTATCACTTCTGGTTCTGCAAGCTCTTCTCTCTCTTCTAGAGCTTCCTCAACTTCCTCAATAGATTTGGGTTCAAGTACACTCACAAGCACTTCTTCTTCTTGGAGTAACACTTCCGCACTTGGTGGAAGAAGATTTTTGATATCAGAAGTCGTTAATGATTCATCGATTTTTAACTCAGAAATATCAATTTTTATTGAATCAACAACCTCAGAAGGTAAGATGTTTACAGGTATTTCATGAACATATATATTCATGTTTCCACCCTGTGTAACTCCAACTGGTTCCCCTTCGTATTCAATAGGAATTCTAAGATGCATCTTTCTTCCTTCTTGCGGAACATAGAAATCAACATGTATAGGACGATCAGAAACTTTGTGCCTTTGTACTGTTCTTACAAAACATGTAACTTTTTTCCCTTCTTGATTTTCTTCTTTAAGGTTCAACTCAATTAAAGTAGTCTCTGATACCTTTTCCAGCATACTTTCCAATTCTTTAAAAGGAATGTTTAAATGTATATTCTCTTTTAAAGCGGGACCATAAACTTCAGCTGGAACTAGCTTCTCACTTCTGTATTTATTTGCCTTAACTTTTGGATCTCTACTTTTCACATCCAATTTAAAAACTGTTGCCATATAATGACCTCCCAAAATATAATCTAAAAATTTGTATTTTATTGAATGAAAGTTATCTAAATAGTATACTTACAGATAAATTCTTTCTTATTCTTACAATTGCTTCACCTAAAAGGGTGGAAGAAGAAAGCAAAACAAATTTGTCAGGCAATTCATTATGATATATTGTATCTGTAACAATTATTTTATCAATATTTGAATTTTGTAAATTAGTTACGGCACCATTAGAAAATATACCGTGTGTGGCTGCAGCTATGATATTTTCAGCGCCTTTTTGACGTAAAACGTCGGCAGCTGCAGAAAGTGAGCCTCCGGTGTCTATAATATCATCAAAGATTATACAGTTTTCACCTTCTACGTCACCTATTACATTGATTACTTGGGCGACATTATCTTTTGGCCTTCTTTTATCAAGAATTGCCAATGAACAACCTATTTTTTCCGCGAATTTTCTGGCCCTTTTTACCCCGCCTACATCAGGAGAAACTACTACTGTATCTTTTGGAGATAATTTCATTTCCTCAATAAAGAACTTGGAGAATATAGGAAAACTCCATAAGTTATCCACGGGTATATCAAAAAAACCCTGTATTTGCTCAGCGTGGAGATCAATTGTTACAACTCTTGTTGCACCTGCTGTAGTTATAAGATTAGCTACTAATTTAGCTGTTATAGGATCCCTACCCCTGGCCTTTCTATCTTGCCTAGCATATCCAAAATAAGGTATTATTACAGATATAGAAGCTGCCGAAGCTCTTCTGAGAGCATCTATCATAATTAGCATTTCCATAAAATTTTTATTTACTGGGGGAGCAATTGATTGAATTATGTAAACATCGAATCCTCTTACAGTTTCATTTATTTTGACATTTACTTCACCATCAGAAAAAGTAGAAACCTCACAATCTCCCAACCTTGTTCCCATGTATTCAACTATTTTTTTTGCTAACGGAATATTTGAGTTACCAGCAAATACCTTAAATTGATTCTCTTTAATGGGCATCCTTATTCTCCCTTCTTAATATTTTGAACCTTTTGAATAGATTTTTCTAATAACCAGCCTTCTTTATTTACTTGATGAGCTCTTCCTAATGCTAGTGAGTTTTCAGGCACGTCCTTAGTAATTACAGAACCAGCACCGATCAATGAATTTTTCCCTATTTTTATTGGCGCTACTAATGATGTGTTGCTACCTATAAATGATTTGTCATCTATATATGTTTTATTCTTTTTTTCCCCATCAAAATTACAAGTTATAGTCCCTGCCCCAATATTTACTTCTTCCCCAACATAAGTATCTCCTAAGTAAGTCAAATGCTGAGCTTTGCTGTTTTTTGAAACGTGCGTTTTTTTTGTTTCTACGAAATTCCCTATTTTTACCCCTTCTTCTATTATAGTACCTTCCCTTAATCGTGAAAAAGGGCCTATTGAAACGTTACTCTTTATTTCACTTAATTCACATTCTGAGCGTATTATCTTTACATCATTTTCAATTACACATTTTTTTATTCTCGTCATCGGACCTATTTCACAATTTTGTCCTATTCTACTATTCCCAAATATATATGTTTGTGGATGTATGATAGTATCGATACCGATCTCTACATCAGGAGATATGTAAGTTGTGTCAGGATCAATTATCGTAACTCCATTCAACATATGATTTGTCAAAATTTCTTTTCTTATTTTCTTTTCTAGATTTGCTAGTTGAACTCTATCATTAACTCCGGCAACTTCAATTTCTCTATCAGTTTTAACTATTTTTACTTTTTTGAAATAACGGAAAACATCTGTAAGATAATATTCGCCTTGAGCATTCTGAGGAGTAATATTCTTTAAAGCTCTTTTTAACTTTTCGCCTTTGTAAATAGCTATCCCCGTATAAACTTCTTTTATTTCTTTTTCTTCCGCCTTTGTATCCTTTTCTTCTACTATTTTTATAAACTCATTCCCCTTTTTAATTATCCTTCCGTATCCAGTGGGATCTTCTAACTCGATAGTTAGAATCGTAGCTTCATTATCATTTTCTTGATGGACTTTTATTAGTGAATCTAAGGTCGATTTTGATAAAAAAGGCACATCACCATAAAGTATAAGAATATCTTCATTATTATCTATAAATTGCTCAGCAGACATAACAGCATGCCCAGTCCCTAACCTTTCTTTCTGCTCAAAAATTTTTATATCATCATCTAAAAGTTTCTTTACTTGTTCAATCCCATTTCCGAGAACTACTCCTATATCTTTTGAAAGTTGTTTTGCAACATCAATGACCCAATTTATCATGGGTTTATCTAATATTTTATGAGCAACTTTTGGCATTTTTGATTTCATTCTTTTTCCTTGTCCTGCAGCAAGTATTAATATTTTAATTTTTACCCCCTCCTTCCTTTGTGAATTTCATATTTATGCTAATTACTTTTGCACTATAACCTTGAAAGACACTTTTTAATAATCTCTTCTGTGCTCATATCTGAGGTGTTCAACTCTTCTAAAACCTTCAAAATTTCATATTTTTGAAAGCCTAAAGATTCTAAGGCTTCTATGGCTTCTTTAGAATTCTTGTTCTTTTTATGGTGAATATTATCGATATTGGAATATTTACTCAGTGATTCCTGCAGCTCAGATACCAATCTTTCAGCGGTTTTTTTCCCAATTCCAGGAAGCTTTTCTAATTCTTCCTTGTCTTGTGAATTAATGAGAGCAATAAACTCTCGAGCATCAATTTTTCTTAAGATTTTTGATGCCATTCTTGGACCAATTTTTGATACTTTTTTTAACATCTCAAATACCTCTCTCTCTATATTGTCTTTAAAAATATAGAGAGAACTACTCCAATCATTTAATTCCAAAAAGGCATAGAAATCGTATTGATCCCCAATTTTAAAATCTTTTAAGATATTAAAAGAAGGATAAGCCTCTAAGGTAAAATCTCCTACCTTTAACAGCACAATTTCACTTTCAACATCTTCTAAAATAGCTTTAATCTTCCTAACCATGTATAATTCTCCTAATTATTAGAAGGTTTTAAATTACCAAATCTTTGTTAAATAGTGATTCCTTGATTTTCCCAACAAGATACAAAGAGCCTGTTACAAAATAAATGTCACTTTTCTCTAACAATAATTTATTAAAACCTTCTATAGGATCTGATATAAACTCCAAGTCTGCTAAGTGTTTTTTGAATTCTTCGAATATCAATTCAGGATGTTTCCCTCTTTCTGTAGGCACAGTTGTGATAATAATTTTATCGAATATAGAAGAAAATATTTTTGCCATATTTATATAATCTTTGTCTTCTAATATGCCAATTAAGGCTATTTTTCTTTGTTCTGGAAAATAAATTCCTACACTGCTTTTCAATTGTTCAGTTGCAGAAAAATTATGTGCTCCATCAAAAACTATCTTTTTCCCGTTAATCTCACTATAATCAAATCTTCCCTCCCAATAAAATTCCTTTAAAGCCTTTCTTGTTGAATCTATTGAAAGATTTACGTTAAATTTTGATTGATAAGCCTCGATAGTTGCCAAAGTTGTTGCAATATTACCCATTTGAAAAGAACCATTTGCTTTAAAAACTAAATCCTTTATTCCAACATTAACGCCATTATAATCCATCGTGTTTTGGTTAATTTCAAATCTATGATTTGAAGAATAATAATCTTTTCCTTCTTCAAATATCTTTTTTACCCCAACTTCCTTAGCTCTTTCTAGTATGACTTTTTTGGGTTTTTCTTCAATATTCCCTAAAACTAAATAATTATCTTTTTTTATTATACCAGCTTTTTCATAAGCTATTTTTTCCAAAGAATCACCCAAAGTTTTGACATGATCTTTTGATATAGATGTGATTACTGCAATATCAGAATCGATAACATTTGTGGCGTCCAATCTCCCGCCTAAACCCACTTCCACTATAGCTATATCAACTTTTTGTTTTTCGAAATATTTTAATGCCATTGCTGTTGTTATTTCAAAAAACGAAGGAGCATAATCTTCTCCTTTAATATCCATTTCTTTTATTTCATGTTCCATTTCTAAAAAAGTTTGAATAAAATCCTCGTCACTTATGTTCTCTCCATTTATTTTAATTCTTTCATTTATAGATACTAGGTGAGGAGAAGTAAAGGTACCTACTTTCATACCTTGATAACGAAAAATATATGACAATGCGTTTGTAACGCTGCCTTTGCCGTTAGTTCCCGTTACATGAATAGTTTTGTAATTTTTCTGAGGATTACCAATTCTTTTTGTAAGCTCCACTATTCTTTCTAAACCCAATTTTACTTTAAAATTAGCAGATCCTCTTTGATAAATATATTCAAGCAATTTATTGAATTCCATTTAACTAATCTCCCTTAAAAGTTCTTCTAATTTTCTGTGCTTTTCTTTATTCTCATCCAAACTTTCTCTAGCTTTTTCAACTACTTCAGGATCAGCCTTTTCAACAAAATTTTTATTAGACAATTTCTTTTGAAACTTTTCTATATCCTTTTCTAATTTTTCTATATTCTTTTTAAGCCTTTCTCTTTCAGTTTGTATATCTATATACTCACCTAGGGGAATATATACTTCATAATTTTCATCTACAAACGCCGTTGCAGAACTTGATGGTTTTTCTTGAGTTTTTTCTATCTTCTCTATAAAAGCTAAATGTTGAATTATATCTTTGTTTTTTTCGATAAAGTTACTTTCATTATTTATTATTTTATAATTCATTTCAACCTTTTTTATCTGTGGAATTTCCATTTCCGCCTTTACATTTCTAACTCCTTTAACTAATTCCATAATTTTTGAAAACTCATATTCATCCTCAAGAAAAATCAAATTTTCATTAGCTTCTGGCCATTTCGCTGTTATTAATAACTTTGAATCCTTTTGTATAGGTAATTTCTGCCATAACTCCTCTGTTATGTAAGGCATAAATGGATGAAGTAAACGTAGGGATTTATCAAAAACCTCTAGGATTACATTTTGAACTATAAGTTTTTCTTCTTCCTCAGAACTTAACCTCTTTTTTGAAGCTTCTATATACCAATCACATAATTCATTCCAAAAATAATCATATAATTTTCGAGCTGCTTGATCAAAATTATAATTATCAATATCCTTGGATACCTCTTTGATTATCGAATTCACTCTTGTTAATATCCATTTATCTTCAATCTGCAATTCTTTTTCTTCTAAATTAACTTTTTTAAAATCATCCATATTTAGTAAAACAAATCTGGTCGCATTCCAGATTTTATTAGCAAATTTCCTATAAGAATCAAAAAATCTTATATCTAATTTAATATCTCTACCTTGAGCAGCCAAAATAGATAAAGTGAATCTTACTGGGTCCGTTCCATATTCACTGATAACTTCCATTGGATCTACACCATTACCTAACGATTTAGACATTTTCCTTCCGAATTTATCCCTTACTAACTGATGTAAATAAACATCTTTAAAAGGTTTTTCTCCCATAAACTTTTCACCCATCATAATCATCCTGGCTACCCAAAAAAAGATAATATCAAATCCAGTTATTAATAAATCAGTTGGATAATACTTTTTTAACTCTTCACTTTCTTCAGGCCAACCAAAAACAGAAAATGGCCAAAGTGAAGATGAGAACCAAGTATCTAAAACATCTTCATCTTGTTTTATATTCGTCGAACCACATTTTTCACACTTCTCAATATCTTCAACTGATACATTTACATATCCACAATCTTGACAATACCATACGGGAATTCTATGTCCCCACCATAATTGCCTTGAGATACACCAATCTCTAATCTCGTGCATCCAGTTTAGATAAACCTTCTCCCATCTTTCGGGATAAAATTTTACATCTTCTTTTTCAACAACCTCGATAGCCTTTTCGGCCAATGGTTTCATTTTTACAAACCATTGATCCAAAAGCAAAGGTTCTACAACTGTATCACACCTATAACAATGTCCAACAGAATGGGTATAATTTTCTTCTTTTTCTAAGAATCCTTGTTCTTGTAAATCTTCAACAATTTTTTGTCTTGCAATATATCGATCCAAACCTTCGTACTTTCCACCGTTTTCATTTATGGTTGCCTTTTCATCTATAACTTGTATTCTGTCTAAGTTATGTCTTTGCCCTATCTGATAATCATTAGGATCATGGGCAGGCGTTATTTTTACCACACCCGTTCCAAAATTAGGATCAACATATGGATCTGCTATAATTTTTAACCTTCTTCCAACAAGAGGTAAAAAAGCAACTTTTCCAACTATTCCTTTATATCTTTCATCAGACGGGTGAACAGCAAGCGCTGTATCTCCCAACATTGTTTCCGGTCTAGTTGTAGCTACTACTACATAATCGTTACTTTCTTCAAGAAAATACTTAATATACCAAAGTTTTCCATCTTCTTCTATATGTTCAACTTCATCATCTGCAAGTACTGTTCCACAAGAAGGGCA from the Petrotoga sp. 9PW.55.5.1 genome contains:
- the ruvA gene encoding Holliday junction branch migration protein RuvA, producing the protein MVRKIKAILEDVESEIVLLKVGDFTLEAYPSFNILKDFKIGDQYDFYAFLELNDWSSSLYIFKDNIEREVFEMLKKVSKIGPRMASKILRKIDAREFIALINSQDKEELEKLPGIGKKTAERLVSELQESLSKYSNIDNIHHKKNKNSKEAIEALESLGFQKYEILKVLEELNTSDMSTEEIIKKCLSRL
- a CDS encoding valine--tRNA ligase, coding for MDIGKRYIPHELENKWYKVWEDSHSFEPKEGNGKFSIVIPPPNITGKIHIGHALNIVLQDIAVRYNRMKGKETVWIPGEDHAGIATQHVVEKYLLSEKGKRREDYSREDFVNITWEWAKKYRDHIRGQIRALAASVDWSRERFTLDEGLNKAVRQVFVSLYNEGLIYKGKYIVNWCPSCGTVLADDEVEHIEEDGKLWYIKYFLEESNDYVVVATTRPETMLGDTALAVHPSDERYKGIVGKVAFLPLVGRRLKIIADPYVDPNFGTGVVKITPAHDPNDYQIGQRHNLDRIQVIDEKATINENGGKYEGLDRYIARQKIVEDLQEQGFLEKEENYTHSVGHCYRCDTVVEPLLLDQWFVKMKPLAEKAIEVVEKEDVKFYPERWEKVYLNWMHEIRDWCISRQLWWGHRIPVWYCQDCGYVNVSVEDIEKCEKCGSTNIKQDEDVLDTWFSSSLWPFSVFGWPEESEELKKYYPTDLLITGFDIIFFWVARMIMMGEKFMGEKPFKDVYLHQLVRDKFGRKMSKSLGNGVDPMEVISEYGTDPVRFTLSILAAQGRDIKLDIRFFDSYRKFANKIWNATRFVLLNMDDFKKVNLEEKELQIEDKWILTRVNSIIKEVSKDIDNYNFDQAARKLYDYFWNELCDWYIEASKKRLSSEEEEKLIVQNVILEVFDKSLRLLHPFMPYITEELWQKLPIQKDSKLLITAKWPEANENLIFLEDEYEFSKIMELVKGVRNVKAEMEIPQIKKVEMNYKIINNESNFIEKNKDIIQHLAFIEKIEKTQEKPSSSATAFVDENYEVYIPLGEYIDIQTERERLKKNIEKLEKDIEKFQKKLSNKNFVEKADPEVVEKARESLDENKEKHRKLEELLREIS
- a CDS encoding folylpolyglutamate synthase/dihydrofolate synthase family protein, whose amino-acid sequence is MEFNKLLEYIYQRGSANFKVKLGLERIVELTKRIGNPQKNYKTIHVTGTNGKGSVTNALSYIFRYQGMKVGTFTSPHLVSINERIKINGENISDEDFIQTFLEMEHEIKEMDIKGEDYAPSFFEITTAMALKYFEKQKVDIAIVEVGLGGRLDATNVIDSDIAVITSISKDHVKTLGDSLEKIAYEKAGIIKKDNYLVLGNIEEKPKKVILERAKEVGVKKIFEEGKDYYSSNHRFEINQNTMDYNGVNVGIKDLVFKANGSFQMGNIATTLATIEAYQSKFNVNLSIDSTRKALKEFYWEGRFDYSEINGKKIVFDGAHNFSATEQLKSSVGIYFPEQRKIALIGILEDKDYINMAKIFSSIFDKIIITTVPTERGKHPELIFEEFKKHLADLEFISDPIEGFNKLLLEKSDIYFVTGSLYLVGKIKESLFNKDLVI